AGTCTAGCTGGACGGATCATGACAAAGCGTGGGAAAGGAAAAGCCGGCTTTGCCCACATCCAAGATATAAAGGGACAAATTCAAATTTACGTCAGGCAGGATGCAATTGGGGAAGAACAGTATCAAATTTTTAATTCAGTTGACCTAGGGGATATTATTGGAGTAACGGGAAGAGTATTTAAAACTAAAACAGGTGAACTTTCGGTAAAAGTTCAGGACTTTACCTTTTTATCAAAAGCCCTTCGCCCATTACCGGATAAATTCCACGGACTTAAGGATGTTGAGCAGCGGTACCGCCAACGTTATTTGGATTTAATTATGAGCCAAGAAAGTAAACAGACCTTTATAGATCGCAGCCGGATTATTCAATCAATGCGTCGCTATCTAGATAGCCAAGGATATTTGGAAGTAGAAACCCCAATGATGCATTCGATTGCAGGCGGTGCATCTGCACGCCCGTTCATAACCCATCATAACGCTCTTGATATGGAATTATACATGCGAATTGCCATCGAACTTCATTTGAAGCGGCTAATTGTCGGCGGTCTCGAAAAGGTTTATGAAATTGGCCGAGTATTTAGAAATGAGGGTGTATCTACCCGTCATAATCCAGAATTTACAATGATTGAGCTTTATGAAGCATATGCGGATTATCGCGATATCATGAGCCTTACAGAAAATTTGATTGCTCATATCGCTCAAGAAGTATTAGGAACGACAACGATTCAATACGGTGAATACGAAGTCGACCTTAAACCTGAGTGGAAAAGACTTCATATGGTCGATGCCATCAAAGAATATACAGGTGCAGACTTCTGGAGGGAAATGAGTGTTGAGGAAGCGCGTGAGCTTGCAAAAGAACACGGAATAGAAATTAATAACAATATGCTTTATGGTCATATCGTTAACGAATTCTTCGAGCAAAAGGTTGAGGAAAAATTGATTCAGCCTACATTTATTTATGGGCACCCAGTAGAGATTTCTCCGCTTGCGAAGAAAAATGACGAGGACCCAAGATTCACCGATCGTTTTGAGTTATTTATTGTAGCTCGGGAGCATGCAAATGCCTTTACGGAGCTTAACGATCCAATTGATCAGAGAGAGCGTTTTGAAGCGCAGCTGAAAGAGCGTGAGCAAGGGAATGATGAAGCCCATATGATGGATGAGGACTTCATTGAAGCATTAGAGTATGGTATGCCTCCAACAGGCGGATTGGGAATCGGAATTGACCGTATAGTCATGCTATTAACGAATTCTCCATCAATTCGTGACGTACTATTATTCCCATTAATGCGCCATCGTTAATAGTTTAAAAAAGTGCCGGTGTTGCTGGCACTTTTTTTATATTCAAGAAAGAAATATTCGAATATTTCTATTTTGATTAAATCGCAAAAAAAGAATAAAAAGCTATTGCACCTTGCTTAGAATGGTGGTATATTAATATCTGTTGCTGCGAGACAGTAACTGATTAAAAAAAGAAATAAAAAAAGTTGTTGACTTTAGGTTGATAACTTGGTAAGATTATAAAGTCGCTTTCGAGCGATAGTGAGACTTGATCTTTGAAAACTAAACAAACAAGAACGTCAACAAACAATAATATTAGTTTCTTATCGAAACTAAGCCAACGTTTTATTTTATGAGCTAATCAACTTTCTTGGAGAGTTTGATCCTGGCTCAGGACGAACGCTGGCGGCGTGCCTAATACATGCAAGTCGAGCGAATCAATAGGAGCTTGCTCCTGTTGGTTAGCGGCGGACGGGTGAGTAACACGTGGGCAACCTGCCTGTAAGACTGGGATAACTTCGGGAAACCGGAGCTAATACCGGATAATCCTTTTCCTCACATGAGGAAAAGCTGAAAGTCGGTTTCGGCTGACACTTACAGATGGGCCCGCGGCGCATTAGCTAGTTGGTGAGGTAACGGCTCACCAAGGCGACGATGCGTAGCCGACCTGAGAGGGTGATCGGCCACACTGGGACTGAGACACGGCCCAGACTCCTACGGGAGGCAGCAGTAGGGAATCTTCCACAATGGACGAAAGTCTGATGGAGCAACGCCGCGTGAGCGATGAAGGCCTTCGGGTCGTAAAGCTCTGTTGTTAGGGAAGAACAAGTACCGGAGTAACTGCCGGTACCTTGACGGTACCTAACCAGAAAGCCACGGCTAACTACGTGCCAGCAGCCGCGGTAATACGTAGGTGGCAAGCGTTGTCCGGAATTATTGGGCGTAAAGCGCGCGCAGGCGGTCCTTTAAGTCTGATGTGAAAGCCCACGGCTCAACCGTGGAGGGTCATTGGAAACTGGGGGACTTGAGTGCAGAAGAGGAAAGCGGAATTCCACGTGTAGCGGTGAAATGCGTAGAGATGTGGAGGAACACCAGTGGCGAAGGCGGCTTTCTGGTCTGTAACTGACGCTGAGGCGCGAAAGCGTGGGGAGCAAACAGGATTAGATACCCTGGTAGTCCACGCCGTAAACGATGAGTGCTAAGTGTTAGAGGGTTTCCGCCCTTTAGTGCTGCAGCTAACGCATTAAGCACTCCGCCTGGGGAGTACGGCCGCAAGGCTGAAACTCAAAGGAATTGACGGGGGCCCGCACAAGCGGTGGAGCATGTGGTTTAATTCGAAGCAACGCGAAGAACCTTACCAGGTCTTGACATCCTCTGACAATCCTAGAGATAGGACGTTCCCCTTCGGGGGACAGAGTGACAGGTGGTGCATGGTTGTCGTCAGCTCGTGTCGTGAGATGTTGGGTTAAGTCCCGCAACGAGCGCAACCCTTGATCTTAGTTGCCAGCATTCAGTTGGGCACTCTAAGGTGACTGCCGGTGACAAACCGGAGGAAGGTGGGGATGACGTCAAATCATCATGCCCCTTATGACCTGGGCTACACACGTGCTACAATGGATGGTACAAAGGGCTGCGAAACCGCAAGGTCTAGCCAATCCCATAAAACCATTCTCAGTTCGGATTGTAGGCTGCAACTCGCCTACATGAAGCCGGAATCGCTAGTAATCGCGGATCAGCATGCCGCGGTGAATACGTTCCCGGGCCTTGTACACACCGCCCGTCACACCACGAGAGTTTGTAACACCCGAAGTCGGTGGGGTAACCGTAAGGAGCCAGCCGCCTAAGGTGGGACAGATGATTGGGGTGAAGTCGTAACAAGGTAGCCGTATCGGAAGGTGCGGCTGGATCACCTCCTTTCTAAGGATATAAGCTGGACATATGAGCCAGACAAAAATAGTTTGTTTGATTGTTTTCTGTTTGTTTAGTTTTGAGGGAGCAATTCTCTCGAAACTTTTTTGTTCCTTGAAAACTAGATAATCGTAAGAAGAAGCAAAGTAAACATCGAGTAATCGCCATTTTAGTTTTCTCTCTATTTTTAATAGAGAAATAAACCTTTTAGGTTAAGTTAGAAAGGGCGCACGGTGAATGCCTTGGCACTAGGAGCCGATGAAGGACGGGACTAACACCGATATGCTTCGGGGAGCTGTAAGTAAGCTTTGATCCGGAGATTTCCGAATGGGGGAACCCACTGTTCGTAATGGAACAGTATCTTTACCTGAATACATAGGGTATTGAAGGCATACCCGGGGAACTGAAACATCTAAGTACCCGGAGGAAGAGAAAGCAAACGCGATTCCCTGAGTAGCGGCGAGCGAAACGGGACATAGCCCAAACCAAGAGGCTTGCCTCTTGGGGTTGTAGGACACTCTACATGGAGTTACAAAGGAACGGGGTAAATGAAGCGACCTGGAAAGGTCCGTCATAGAAGGTAAAAGCCCTGTAGTTGAAACTTCGTTCCCTCCTGAGTGGATCCTGAGTACGGCCGGACACGTGAAATCCGGTCGGAAGCAGGGAGGACCATCTCCCAAGGCTAAATACTCCCTAGTGACCGATAGTGAACCAGTACCGTGAGGGAAAGGTGAAAAGCACCCCGGAAGGGGAGTGAAATAGTTCCTGAAACCGTGTGCCTACAAGTAGTTAGAGCCCGTTTATGGGTGATAGCGTGCCTTTTGTAGAATGAACCGGCGAGTTACGATTACATGCAAGGTTAAGTTGAAGAGACGGAGCCGCAGCGAAAGCGAGTCTGAATAGGGCGAATGAGTATGTGGTCGTAGACCCGAAACCAGGTGATCTACCCATGTCCAGGGTGAAGTCCAGGTAACACTGGATGGAGGCCCGAACCCACGCACGTTGAAAAGTGCGGGGATGAGGTGTGGGTAGCGGAGAAATTCCAATCGAACTTGGAGATAGCTGGTTCTCTCCGAAATAGCTTTAGGGCTAGCCTCACGTAGTTAGAGTCTTGGAGGTAGAGCACTGTTTGGACTAGGGGCCCTCATCGGGTTACCGAATTCAGACAAACTCCGAATGCCAAAGACTTATCCGTGGGAGTCAGACTGCGAGTGATAAGATCCGTAGTCAAAAGGGAAACAGCCCAGACCACCAGCTAAGGTCCCAAAGTATACGTTAAGTGGAAAAGGATGTGGAGTTGCTTAGACAACCAGGATGTTGGCTTAGAAGCAGCC
The DNA window shown above is from Neobacillus sp. WH10 and carries:
- the lysS gene encoding lysine--tRNA ligase — encoded protein: MSQEELNDQLLVRREKMNTMRENGLDPFGKRFDRSHYSMDLLQYRELENEELEDNNITVSLAGRIMTKRGKGKAGFAHIQDIKGQIQIYVRQDAIGEEQYQIFNSVDLGDIIGVTGRVFKTKTGELSVKVQDFTFLSKALRPLPDKFHGLKDVEQRYRQRYLDLIMSQESKQTFIDRSRIIQSMRRYLDSQGYLEVETPMMHSIAGGASARPFITHHNALDMELYMRIAIELHLKRLIVGGLEKVYEIGRVFRNEGVSTRHNPEFTMIELYEAYADYRDIMSLTENLIAHIAQEVLGTTTIQYGEYEVDLKPEWKRLHMVDAIKEYTGADFWREMSVEEARELAKEHGIEINNNMLYGHIVNEFFEQKVEEKLIQPTFIYGHPVEISPLAKKNDEDPRFTDRFELFIVAREHANAFTELNDPIDQRERFEAQLKEREQGNDEAHMMDEDFIEALEYGMPPTGGLGIGIDRIVMLLTNSPSIRDVLLFPLMRHR